The segment TTCGAGCCATTTCGCATCAAATCGGTAGAGCAAATGCCCATTACTTCAAGTGAAGACCGCAAGAAATGGATTCAAGAAGCTGGATACAATGTCTTTGGACTCACTGCACAGCAAGTAACCATTGATCTCCTGACAGATTCAGGGACAGGCGCAATGAGTGATCAACAGTGGGCAGAAATGATTCGAGCGGATGAATCGTATGCAGGGAGTCGTAGTTTCTTAGAGCTCGAACAGACTGTAAAAGACATTACGGGAATGCCCTTTGTCATTCCTGTTCATCAGGGACGAGCTGCAGAGCACCTGCTCTTTTCAGAACTCGTAGAGAAAGATCAACTCATACCATCGAACGGACACTTCGATACAACTCTTGCAAATATAGAGGATAGAGGTGCTGAGGGCGTAAACTTGCTTCATGCGGATGGCAAACAACCGTTCACCGACTCTCCCTTTAAGGGTGATATTGATCTTTCAGCTCTAGAGCTCCTTTTCAATACTGAACAATCCCGTATTCCTTTTGTCATGGTTTCGGTTACCAACAACGCTTCGGGTGGCCAACCGGTAAGTCTTAAAAATATTCGGGCAACATCAGAACTTTGTCGCAAATATCAAAAACCTTTAATTATCGATGCTTGTCGGTTTGCGGAAAACGCGTTCTTTATTAAAAAGCGAGAGAGTGAATATGCCACCTACTCCGTGAAAGAGATTGCGCTTGAACTCTTCTCGCTTTGCGATGGAATGACTTTCTCTGGGAAAAAGGATGCCCTGTCCAATATTGGTGGCCTGGTTTGCATCCGAGACAAAGCTCTAGCCGAGAAAATAAAAAATAGGCTGATTATCTACGAAGGATTTCCGACCTATGGAGGACTAGCAGGGTATTCCTTAGCAGCAATGAGTCAGGGGCTAAAGGAAGTACTTGATGAGCGGTATTTAGAATATCGGCTGCGAACCACTGAGTGGATGGTTGAAAAGCTGATTCAAGCTTCTATTCCGGTACTTCGTCCAGCTGGAGGACATGCCATTTACATAGATTCAAAAGAGTTCTTTCCTCATATTCCTCAACATCATCTACCGGGAATTACGCTCACTACATCCTTGTATACCATTGGAGGAGTCCGATGTTGTGAGCTGGGAACAGTTGCTTTCGGAAAAACACTCCCAGGAGAACAAGACGGTGAAGATGGGCAGCGTTCTCCAGAGTTAGATTTAGTTCGGCTTGCGCTTCCAAGACGTACGTATACGGAAGCGCATATGGGATATGTCGTGGAGTGTCTTATAGAGCTCTATTCACAAAGAAATGAATGCCATGGATTTCGATTCTGTGAAGAGGCTCCTGTTATGCGCCACTTTCGTTCGACCTTTACTCCTGTAAAATAGCGCAGGGATCAAACAAAATATAATTGCATTCTTTGATGACAATCTCCTACTCTCCGTAGTGATTTTTCGCTATCGTTGAGAGGTGGCTTCTCTTTTATTCTTTTGGAGTTTTGTATGGCAGATGTAGTAACAGGGAATGTTGAAACGGATGAGGCGTTTGGTCAGGTCGCGGGAAAGGCAAAAGACGATATAGCCCAATCATTTTCTGCTCTGCTTGATGGTGATCTATCAGCGCTATTCAGTCTGAGTGATAGATTTATTATTCCAGTAATCTCGGCATTACTTCTGGTAATCGTCGCATATTTTGCTAGTTCTTTTGTATCGCGAATAGCGAGCCAGCCAATCAGAAAGGCGGTTGATGAGACGCTTGGAAAGTTTATTGGAAAGTTAATCTTTTATTCTCTGATGACTTTCACCCTTTTGGGTGTCCTTGGAATGTTTGGCATTAGTGTCGCGAGTTTTGCTGCTGTGATCGCGGCTGCTGGGTTTGCGGTGGGCTTGGCTTTTCAGGGAACGCTAAGTAACTTTGCTTCTGGGGTATTATTATTAGTTTTTAGACCTTTTAAGGTTGGAGATACCGTCTCAGCCGGGGGAACCAAGGGCAAGGTCTATGAGATTGATTTATTTTCTACAACTTTTGATACACCTGATAACCGAAGAATTATTGTTCCGAACAGTCAGATCTATGGGAATACGATTGAGAACATTAGCTACCATGAGCATCGTCGGGTGGAGGTTCTGGTTGGAGTAGAGTATGGGGCAAAGATTTCGGATACCCGTGCGGCTCTTGTATCTGCTGCTGAGTCTTTAAGGGATAGACTTATCGATGAAGAGGGTCGGGGATATCAGGTATATTTGGTTGACCTTGGTGATTCTAGTGTCAATTGGGTTGTCCGTTTTTGGACAATGGCCAGTGAGTTTGGCGGTGTGAAAGAGGCGCTTACTGAGGCTATTAAGGAGTCTCTGGAGGCTCAAAAAATAGACATCCCATTCCCTCAGATGGAGCTTCACGTCAACAATGCAGCCCTTGATTTAGATTAGAATCGTCATGCCCCCTTAGGGGCAGCAATCTTGGCGAAGCCAAGTTACGGGGGAAAAGTGGGGGTGAACGGGCGATCAGCCCGAGAGGGGCACAGCCCCTGGGCTTGAATGCCGAATGAAAAAATTGGTGGAGGTGGCGGGAAGTTGCTGCTATGCAGCAGCAACCGAATCGCAGTACCTCTTTCAGGGTTCGATTCCCGCCTACGCATGCCCCCTAGGGGCAGCAATCTTGGCGAAGCCAAGTTACGGGGGGAAAAGTGGGGGTGAACGGGCGATCAGCCCGAGAGGGGCGCAGCCCCTGGGCTTGAATGCCGAATGAAAAATTTGGTGGAGGTGGCGGGAATCGAACCCGCGTCCGAGAAACTTCTGCGAATGCTTTCTACACGTTTAGTCTCAGTTTTTATTTAATACCTAAAGCTTTCTAAGACAAAATCTTTAAGTACGAGTCTTTAAAGGTTCGAAAAGCTGTTCAAGACAAAACATACTCTCTAGTCTACTGAATTAACTCACTGAGAGCCGCAGACAAACTCTCAATCAGCCGACCGGCGTATTACGGCT is part of the bacterium genome and harbors:
- a CDS encoding tryptophanase; translated protein: MNKRPVLFEPFRIKSVEQMPITSSEDRKKWIQEAGYNVFGLTAQQVTIDLLTDSGTGAMSDQQWAEMIRADESYAGSRSFLELEQTVKDITGMPFVIPVHQGRAAEHLLFSELVEKDQLIPSNGHFDTTLANIEDRGAEGVNLLHADGKQPFTDSPFKGDIDLSALELLFNTEQSRIPFVMVSVTNNASGGQPVSLKNIRATSELCRKYQKPLIIDACRFAENAFFIKKRESEYATYSVKEIALELFSLCDGMTFSGKKDALSNIGGLVCIRDKALAEKIKNRLIIYEGFPTYGGLAGYSLAAMSQGLKEVLDERYLEYRLRTTEWMVEKLIQASIPVLRPAGGHAIYIDSKEFFPHIPQHHLPGITLTTSLYTIGGVRCCELGTVAFGKTLPGEQDGEDGQRSPELDLVRLALPRRTYTEAHMGYVVECLIELYSQRNECHGFRFCEEAPVMRHFRSTFTPVK
- a CDS encoding mechanosensitive ion channel family protein yields the protein MADVVTGNVETDEAFGQVAGKAKDDIAQSFSALLDGDLSALFSLSDRFIIPVISALLLVIVAYFASSFVSRIASQPIRKAVDETLGKFIGKLIFYSLMTFTLLGVLGMFGISVASFAAVIAAAGFAVGLAFQGTLSNFASGVLLLVFRPFKVGDTVSAGGTKGKVYEIDLFSTTFDTPDNRRIIVPNSQIYGNTIENISYHEHRRVEVLVGVEYGAKISDTRAALVSAAESLRDRLIDEEGRGYQVYLVDLGDSSVNWVVRFWTMASEFGGVKEALTEAIKESLEAQKIDIPFPQMELHVNNAALDLD